A stretch of DNA from Spirosoma endbachense:
TCCGTTAATGCGCACGAACAACAACCTACCGTCGTTGATCGAGAACTTTTTCGGTCGCGACGTGAACGACTTTTTCAATGCGAATACCGCGTCGGTAAGCAACGTTCCAGCAGTAAATGTAGTTGAGCATCAGGACGGCTTCCGTATTGAAGTGGCAGCTCCTGGTTTGAAAAAAGACGATTTCAAACTGAACCTGAACCACAACAACCTGACCATTTCGGGTTATCAGGAAACAAAAAAGGAGGAGTCTGAGACACCTAATGAGAAGTACACGCGTCGGGAATTTAGCTATTCCTCTTTCCAAAGGACATTTACGCTCCCAACGTCGGTAGATGCAGACAATATTCAGGCGTCATACACAGATGGTGTACTTAAAATTGAGATTCCCAAACGTGAGGAGGCAAAAGTAAAGCCACCCCGCCAGATAGAAATTGGTGGTTAATCGGCGGTTTACTTATATAGACGGCAAAAGCCCGTGAGGGAGGTTCTCATGGGCTTTTCATTGCCTAAAGCCCACCCTAACAAAGCGTTGTTAAAATATGTTAAGGAGGATAAACTCCGGATTTTTCGCTACTAAGTTTCCGTTATATCGACAAGTAGAAGTAAATTAGTACACGTCTTACACATAAGGACAGCAATTTTAGATTTTCCCAAATTAATCATGAAAAGCAACTGGAAACTATTGGCGTTGATGGCACTCTTATCGAGTGTAGTCACGCTGGCTGCTTATAACCTTTTGGGGTTCAATAAGCGGGACGTAATTTTCAATGAATCGTCACCAACACCGACGATTACGGGGAGGTTAGCCGCATTGACAGGTAACGGCCCAACGGCCACACCCGGCGACTTCTCCACCGCAGCCGAAGCCGTAACACCAATGGTTGTTCACATTCGCACAACCATGACCAGAACCGTTCGCCAACAACAGGTACCTGATATTTTCCGGGATTTCTTCGGCGATGATTTTGGTGGAAACCAGCGCCCGCGCCGTCAGCAAGGTCAGGCTTCAGGTTCGGGTGTTATCATCAGCAAAGATGGCTATATCGTAACCAACAACCACGTTGTTCAGGATGCTGACGAAGTGGAAGTAATTATGACTGATAAACGTAGCTTTAAAGCTAAAGTTATCGGCACCGACCCACTGACAGACTTAGCCGTTATTAAGGTAGAAGCGAATAACCTGCCTGCTATTACGCTTGGCGACTCCGATGCGCTGAAACTGGGCGAATGGGTATTAGCTGTTGGTTATCCACTCGATCTCGAATCGACCGTTACAGCTGGTATTGTTAGCGCTAAAGGCCGTGGTATTGGTATTCTGAATCAGAATGCCCGGCAAAACGACCCAAAAGCCGATACGCCAATCGAAGCCTTTATTCAAACGGATGCGGCCATCAACCCTGGTAATTCGGGCGGTGCACTGGTAAACCTTCGTGGAGAGCTGGTTGGCATTAACTCGGCGATTGCCTCGGCAACGGGTTATTACAGTGGCTATGGCTTTGCCGTTCCTGTATCGCTCGTGAAAAAAGTATCGGCCGATCTGCTGAAATATGGTAACGTACAACGCGGTTATCTGGGTATTATCCCTATCGAACTGAACAGTACGGTTGCCAAAGAAAAAGGTGCTAAAATTGGCCGTGGTATCTACGTGGAAAGCGTAGTTGATAATGGTGCTGCCAAAACAGCTGGTCTGGAGAAAGGTGATGTAATCGTGAAGATGGAAGGGCAATCTCTTGATTCAGACGCTCAAATGCGTGAAATCATTGGTCGTCGTCGTCCGGGCGATATTCTGAACGTTACTATTAACCGCGATGGTACCGAACGTGATGTTAAGATTGAACTTCGTAACCGGAATGGTGGCCGCGATGTCATCAAGAAAGCTGAAGTTTCAACGGCAAATGCTGCTCTTAGTTCATTAGGTGCCGACTTTGAAGAGCTTAGTGCTCAGGATGCCAAGCAATTAGGCGTTGCAGGTGGTGTACGTGTAAAGAAAATTGTGGATGGAAAATTGGCTGAAACCGATGTTGAAGAAGGTTTCATCATCGTAAAGGCCAATAGCAAAAACGTCAAAACGACGAAAGATCTGCAAGCTATTCTATCCTCTGTAAAAGAAGGAGAAGGCCTGATGCTGATTGGTATATATCCCAACAGTTCGCGGATGTACTACTACGCTGTCCCCATCTAATACCGAATAATTAGTTATAATGAAGAAAGGCCATCCTCAACAGGATGGCCTTTCTTCATTATAACCAGGTCAATTATAGTCTTGAGCCTATTCGTAATAGTTCAGTACCTGATGACCGCTCTGCGCAAGCAACTGATCACGACGGAACAAGTCAATATCAGCCGTCATCATATCTTTGACAAGTGCTGGCAGATCATATTTTGGTGTCCAGCCTAGCTGAGTCATTGCCTTGGTTGGATCGCCAAGAAGCAGGTCAACTTCTGTTGGGCGGAAATAACGGGGGTCAACGGCAACTACTTCTTTGCCGACTTCAACAGGAAAATCTGCATTTGATGAGCTAACGACTACTGCCGTTTCAGATGCGCCCTCTCCTTTGAATTCAAGCTCTACACCGATTTCAGCAAATGACATGCGTACGAAATCCCGGATACGGGTTGTAACGCCAGTGGCAATAACGAAATCTTCCGGTTTTTCCTGTTGAAGGATCAGGTACATAGCCTCAACGTAATCTTTAGCATGGCCCCAATCGCGCTGCGCGTCCAGATTACCCAGATAAACTTTATCCTGAAGTCCCAGGCCAATACGGGCTACAGCGCGTGTAATTTTGCGCGTCACGAACGTTTCGCCACGGAGGGGCGATTCGTGATTGAATAAAATACCATTGCAGGCATACATATTATAAGCCTCGCGGTAGTTTACTGTAATCCAGTAACCATATTGCTTGGCCACGGCATAAGGCGAACGTGGGTAGAATGGTGTTGTTTCAGATTGCGCATGGCCCTGAACGCCACCATATAATTCTGAAGTCGACGCCTGATAGATACGGGTTTTCTCCGTCAGACCTAATAAACGAACAGCTTCCAGAATCCGGAGCGTTCCGATCCCATCTACCTGTGCTGTATATTCAGGCTCCTCAAAACTTACCTGCACGTGCGACATAGCACCCAGGTTATAAATTTCGTCGGGCTGTACTTCCTGAATGATCCGGATGATATTGGTAGAATCGGACAGATCACCATAATGCAGTTTGAAGCGTACGTTTTTTTCGTGCGGATCCTCATACATGTGGTCGATCCGCTGTGTGTTGAACAGCGAACTCCGGCGCTTGATGCCGTGTACCTCATATCCCTTAGCTAAGAGTAATTCGGTCAAATAGGCTCCATCTTGTCCGGTTATACCGGTTATTAATGCTTTTTTCATAGTTCGTTACACGGAGAAAAATTGCCGTCTGAATTGTACAAAACTCACCAAAGCTACATCAAAACACCTAAAACATATAAATTATTTTATTGACAGGCTACGCCGAACATCTATTTTATCTGGTTGCAGCTGGGCTGATGGCAATAATTGACGAATTGATGAGTAGTATCGTTCCGCATCAATATGGCGCATAAAGTCTCCTACTTTAAGTTTATAAGTTGGCTGATTGTAACTCAAATATGGGCTAAGTTCGGGAAAATTTTGATAAATCAGTAACTTAGCTGCTTCTACTTCCTGTCGTTGATTTCCTACATATACCTG
This window harbors:
- a CDS encoding Hsp20/alpha crystallin family protein, which produces MNPLMRTNNNLPSLIENFFGRDVNDFFNANTASVSNVPAVNVVEHQDGFRIEVAAPGLKKDDFKLNLNHNNLTISGYQETKKEESETPNEKYTRREFSYSSFQRTFTLPTSVDADNIQASYTDGVLKIEIPKREEAKVKPPRQIEIGG
- a CDS encoding Do family serine endopeptidase, with the translated sequence MKSNWKLLALMALLSSVVTLAAYNLLGFNKRDVIFNESSPTPTITGRLAALTGNGPTATPGDFSTAAEAVTPMVVHIRTTMTRTVRQQQVPDIFRDFFGDDFGGNQRPRRQQGQASGSGVIISKDGYIVTNNHVVQDADEVEVIMTDKRSFKAKVIGTDPLTDLAVIKVEANNLPAITLGDSDALKLGEWVLAVGYPLDLESTVTAGIVSAKGRGIGILNQNARQNDPKADTPIEAFIQTDAAINPGNSGGALVNLRGELVGINSAIASATGYYSGYGFAVPVSLVKKVSADLLKYGNVQRGYLGIIPIELNSTVAKEKGAKIGRGIYVESVVDNGAAKTAGLEKGDVIVKMEGQSLDSDAQMREIIGRRRPGDILNVTINRDGTERDVKIELRNRNGGRDVIKKAEVSTANAALSSLGADFEELSAQDAKQLGVAGGVRVKKIVDGKLAETDVEEGFIIVKANSKNVKTTKDLQAILSSVKEGEGLMLIGIYPNSSRMYYYAVPI
- the gmd gene encoding GDP-mannose 4,6-dehydratase; the protein is MKKALITGITGQDGAYLTELLLAKGYEVHGIKRRSSLFNTQRIDHMYEDPHEKNVRFKLHYGDLSDSTNIIRIIQEVQPDEIYNLGAMSHVQVSFEEPEYTAQVDGIGTLRILEAVRLLGLTEKTRIYQASTSELYGGVQGHAQSETTPFYPRSPYAVAKQYGYWITVNYREAYNMYACNGILFNHESPLRGETFVTRKITRAVARIGLGLQDKVYLGNLDAQRDWGHAKDYVEAMYLILQQEKPEDFVIATGVTTRIRDFVRMSFAEIGVELEFKGEGASETAVVVSSSNADFPVEVGKEVVAVDPRYFRPTEVDLLLGDPTKAMTQLGWTPKYDLPALVKDMMTADIDLFRRDQLLAQSGHQVLNYYE